The Streptomyces sp. NBC_01275 genome has a segment encoding these proteins:
- a CDS encoding diacylglycerol kinase family protein translates to MRALLVVNPAATTTSARTRDVLIHALASEMKLEAVTTEYRGHARDLGRQAAESGNTDLVVALGGDGTVNEVVNGLLHAGPDPERLPGLAVVPGGSTNVFARALGLPNDPVEATGALLDALREGRERTVGLGIAAGTPGTDDEAVPSRWFTFNAGLGFDAGVVGRVEQQRERGRRSTHALYIRQAVRQLLGESQRRHGSITLERPGADPVTDLVLSIVCNTAPWTYLGNRPVYASPKASFDTGLDVLGLSRLSTAAVALYGTQLLTSSPERGPHGKHAHSFHDLDQFTLHSKVPLPLQMDGDHLGLRRSVTFTGVRRALRVIV, encoded by the coding sequence ATGCGTGCACTTCTCGTGGTCAATCCGGCAGCAACCACTACCAGTGCACGGACGCGCGACGTCCTCATCCACGCGCTCGCGAGCGAGATGAAGCTGGAAGCGGTCACCACCGAGTACCGCGGGCACGCGCGCGACCTGGGTCGGCAGGCCGCGGAGAGCGGGAACACCGACCTGGTGGTGGCCCTCGGCGGCGACGGCACGGTCAACGAGGTCGTCAACGGTCTGCTGCACGCCGGCCCCGACCCGGAGCGGCTGCCCGGCCTCGCGGTGGTCCCCGGCGGCTCGACCAACGTCTTCGCCCGCGCGCTGGGCCTGCCCAACGACCCGGTCGAGGCCACCGGCGCCCTGCTGGACGCGTTGCGCGAGGGCAGAGAGCGCACGGTCGGGCTCGGCATAGCCGCCGGCACGCCCGGCACGGACGACGAGGCGGTGCCGTCCCGCTGGTTCACCTTCAACGCCGGGCTCGGTTTCGACGCAGGCGTGGTCGGCCGGGTGGAGCAGCAGCGGGAGCGCGGGCGGAGATCCACACACGCCCTCTACATCCGCCAGGCCGTGCGTCAGCTTCTGGGCGAGTCGCAGCGTCGGCACGGGTCGATCACGCTGGAGCGGCCGGGCGCGGATCCGGTGACCGATTTGGTGCTGTCCATCGTCTGCAACACGGCTCCGTGGACCTATCTGGGCAATCGCCCGGTGTACGCCTCACCTAAGGCCTCGTTCGATACCGGGCTCGACGTACTCGGTCTCAGCCGTCTGTCCACCGCCGCGGTTGCCCTGTATGGCACCCAGTTGCTCACTTCGTCCCCCGAGCGTGGACCCCATGGCAAGCATGCGCACTCGTTCCATGACCTGGACCAGTTCACCTTGCATTCGAAGGTCCCCCTGCCCCTTCAGATGGACGGCGACCACCTAGGGCTGCGCAGAAGCGTGACGTTCACAGGCGTACGCCGTGCACTGCGTGTGATTGTGTGA
- a CDS encoding SCO4225 family membrane protein, protein MPNASRPRRLLALATDSVPARGYLAVVAASVGAMFLFPESPVATSPLVLTAPLSLLGVVLPFGPGAEGGGAAEALATGFWVGWLLLCALVNAAVLGALAARSPERPRLRGIRALLAPAVDNWLARGYLAVVAVAVGFFLCADYVLLDPGFAGIWPLMTTAPLSILALLVPTPAEYSSLTWLNSLIFATGTSLAGLFNAALLGRLAHNLRTREPRETA, encoded by the coding sequence ATGCCGAACGCCTCCCGCCCGCGCCGCCTCCTCGCACTCGCCACGGACAGCGTGCCCGCCCGGGGCTATCTGGCCGTCGTCGCGGCCTCCGTCGGAGCCATGTTCCTCTTCCCGGAGAGCCCCGTCGCCACGAGCCCCCTGGTGCTCACGGCGCCCCTCTCCCTCCTGGGGGTGGTGCTCCCCTTCGGCCCCGGCGCCGAGGGCGGCGGGGCGGCCGAGGCACTGGCCACCGGCTTCTGGGTCGGATGGCTCCTCCTGTGCGCCCTCGTGAACGCCGCCGTGCTCGGCGCCCTCGCCGCGAGATCCCCTGAACGCCCTCGCCTACGGGGGATCCGCGCCCTGCTGGCGCCCGCGGTGGACAACTGGCTCGCGCGCGGCTATCTCGCCGTGGTCGCGGTGGCGGTGGGCTTCTTCCTGTGCGCCGACTACGTGCTGCTGGACCCGGGTTTCGCCGGCATCTGGCCGCTCATGACCACGGCCCCGCTCAGCATCCTCGCGCTCCTGGTGCCGACCCCCGCGGAATACTCCTCGCTCACCTGGCTGAACTCCCTGATCTTCGCCACCGGCACGTCCCTGGCCGGCCTGTTCAACGCCGCACTGCTCGGCCGCCTCGCCCACAACCTCCGGACGCGGGAGCCGCGCGAGACCGCCTGA
- a CDS encoding family 2 encapsulin nanocompartment cargo protein polyprenyl transferase has product MGSQGETGPGPLDGQEAAAILERARASVDPELRSALDALPGSMRRVALYHFGWEHADGTPAAGNPGKAIRPALVLAAAAALGGPAARAAAARAAAAVELVHNFTLLHDDVMDRDTTRRHRPTAWTVFGDADAILAGDALQALALGLLAEDPHPASSAAAARLAACVVELCAGQQADTAMERRGPAEVTLDEVLAMAEAKTGALLGCACAVGALYAGAAEEDVDALDAFGREAGLAFQLIDDVIGIWGDPRHTGKPAGADLAARKKSLPVVAALASGTPAAGELAELYAAPYTPDDLDRTALAVELAGGREWAQDQAADRMSRAMDELARAIPDPESAGGLLSLAEFVTRRST; this is encoded by the coding sequence ATCGGGAGCCAGGGGGAGACCGGTCCGGGACCGCTCGACGGGCAGGAGGCGGCGGCGATCCTGGAGCGCGCGCGGGCGTCGGTCGACCCCGAACTGCGGTCGGCCCTCGACGCGTTGCCCGGCTCGATGCGTCGGGTCGCGCTCTACCACTTCGGCTGGGAGCACGCGGACGGCACCCCGGCCGCGGGCAACCCGGGCAAGGCGATCCGTCCCGCGCTCGTCCTCGCCGCGGCCGCCGCGCTCGGCGGCCCGGCGGCCCGCGCGGCGGCCGCCCGGGCCGCCGCGGCGGTCGAGCTGGTTCACAACTTCACGCTGTTGCACGACGACGTGATGGACCGGGACACCACCCGCCGGCACCGCCCCACCGCCTGGACCGTGTTCGGCGACGCCGACGCGATCCTCGCCGGGGACGCGCTGCAGGCGCTCGCCCTCGGACTGCTCGCCGAGGACCCGCACCCGGCGTCCTCGGCGGCCGCCGCCCGGCTCGCGGCCTGTGTGGTCGAGCTGTGCGCCGGGCAGCAGGCGGACACGGCCATGGAGCGGCGCGGCCCCGCCGAGGTCACCCTGGACGAGGTGCTCGCCATGGCCGAGGCCAAGACGGGCGCGCTGCTCGGCTGCGCCTGCGCCGTGGGCGCGCTGTACGCCGGGGCGGCCGAGGAGGACGTCGACGCGCTGGACGCGTTCGGCCGTGAGGCCGGGCTGGCCTTCCAGCTCATCGACGACGTCATCGGCATATGGGGCGACCCGCGGCACACCGGCAAGCCGGCCGGCGCGGACCTCGCCGCCCGCAAGAAGTCCCTGCCCGTGGTCGCCGCGCTGGCCTCCGGCACCCCGGCGGCCGGCGAGCTGGCCGAGCTGTACGCGGCGCCCTACACACCGGACGACCTGGACCGCACGGCGCTGGCCGTCGAGCTGGCAGGCGGCCGCGAGTGGGCGCAGGACCAGGCGGCCGACCGGATGTCCCGCGCGATGGACGAACTGGCCCGGGCGATCCCGGACCCGGAGTCCGCGGGCGGCCTGCTGTCCCTGGCGGAGTTCGTGACCCGACGCAGCACATAG
- a CDS encoding UBP-type zinc finger domain-containing protein gives MKQCTHADALPRPEPVPLGETCPECLRDGTHPVQLRLCLTCGHVGCCDSSPSRHATGHHKESGHPVMRTFEPGEDWRWCFVDHVLV, from the coding sequence ATGAAACAGTGCACGCATGCCGACGCGCTGCCCCGCCCCGAACCCGTCCCGCTCGGCGAGACGTGTCCGGAGTGCCTGCGGGACGGTACCCACCCCGTGCAACTACGGCTGTGCCTGACGTGCGGCCACGTCGGCTGCTGCGACTCCTCGCCGAGCCGGCACGCCACAGGACACCACAAGGAGTCCGGTCATCCGGTGATGCGGACCTTCGAACCCGGCGAGGACTGGCGCTGGTGCTTCGTCGACCATGTCCTCGTCTGA
- a CDS encoding Na+/H+ antiporter — MDVMPLLLLVAGSAAIAAAARRTPVPAPLLLVAVGLVVSYLPGVPDYTLDPDVVLPLLLPPLLYTSASDSSYLDLRAQLRPVALLSVGYVLFATFAVGWAAYLLVPGLPLTAALVLGAVVAPPDAVAATAVARRVGLPSRITTILQGESLLNDATAITAYKVALAIVVGEGASWAGGIEEFLVAAVGGTAVGLILMAPLHWLRTHLKEPLLQNTLSLLIPFVAYAAAEQFHASGVIAVVVVALYLGHRAWEVDFATRLQEEAVWKMVAFVLESAVFALIGLQLPIVLRGLGAYEGLDAAWYAVALFLVVVAARFLWVYPATFLPRLLSARIRAREENPTWRGPIVIAWAGMRGVVSLAIAFSIPLTVDHGDAPFPHRNLILFLTFTTVIGTLVVQGLTLPPLIRLLKFPGRDAQAETLAEANAQAQASRVAEERLDALLADERNALPPPLADRLRDVLERRRNAVWERLGQVNPVTGETVDDTYRRLSREMISAERAMFVRLRDGRYIDDEMLRTLLRRLDLEEAAAYREAG, encoded by the coding sequence ATGGACGTGATGCCACTGCTGCTGCTGGTGGCGGGGAGCGCGGCGATCGCGGCCGCGGCCCGGCGCACCCCGGTGCCCGCGCCGCTGCTGCTGGTGGCGGTCGGACTCGTGGTGTCGTACCTGCCCGGGGTCCCGGACTACACCCTGGACCCGGACGTCGTCCTTCCGCTCCTGCTGCCCCCGCTGCTCTACACGTCGGCCTCCGACAGCTCCTACCTCGACCTGCGCGCCCAGCTGCGGCCCGTCGCCCTGCTGTCGGTCGGCTACGTGCTCTTCGCGACCTTCGCCGTCGGCTGGGCCGCCTACCTGCTGGTCCCCGGGCTGCCGCTGACCGCGGCGCTGGTGCTGGGAGCGGTGGTCGCGCCGCCGGACGCCGTCGCGGCGACGGCGGTGGCCCGCCGGGTCGGCCTGCCCTCAAGGATCACCACGATCCTCCAGGGCGAGTCCCTGCTGAACGACGCCACCGCGATCACCGCCTACAAGGTGGCCCTCGCGATCGTCGTCGGCGAGGGCGCGTCCTGGGCGGGCGGCATCGAGGAGTTCCTGGTCGCAGCGGTCGGCGGCACCGCCGTGGGCCTGATCCTCATGGCTCCGCTGCACTGGCTGCGCACACACCTCAAGGAACCCCTCCTCCAGAACACGCTCTCCCTGCTGATCCCGTTCGTCGCGTACGCGGCCGCCGAGCAGTTCCACGCCTCCGGCGTCATCGCCGTGGTCGTCGTGGCGCTCTATCTCGGCCACCGCGCGTGGGAGGTCGACTTCGCCACCCGGCTCCAGGAGGAGGCGGTGTGGAAGATGGTCGCCTTCGTCCTGGAGTCGGCCGTCTTCGCGCTGATCGGCCTGCAGCTCCCGATCGTCCTGAGAGGCCTCGGCGCGTACGAGGGTCTTGACGCCGCCTGGTACGCGGTCGCCCTCTTCCTCGTGGTCGTCGCCGCCCGCTTCCTGTGGGTGTACCCGGCGACCTTTCTGCCGCGACTGCTGTCGGCCCGCATCCGCGCGCGCGAGGAGAACCCCACCTGGCGGGGGCCGATCGTCATCGCCTGGGCCGGCATGCGGGGCGTGGTCTCGCTGGCCATCGCCTTCTCCATCCCGCTCACCGTGGACCACGGCGACGCGCCCTTCCCGCACCGCAACCTGATCCTGTTCCTGACGTTCACCACCGTCATCGGCACCCTGGTGGTGCAGGGCCTGACCCTGCCCCCGCTGATCCGCCTGCTGAAGTTCCCCGGCCGGGACGCCCAGGCCGAGACGCTCGCCGAGGCCAACGCCCAGGCACAGGCCTCCCGGGTCGCCGAGGAGCGCCTGGACGCCCTCCTGGCCGACGAGCGCAACGCCCTGCCCCCACCCCTCGCCGACCGACTGCGCGACGTCCTGGAGCGCCGCCGCAACGCCGTCTGGGAGCGCCTCGGCCAGGTGAACCCGGTCACCGGCGAGACCGTCGACGACACCTACCGGCGGCTGTCCCGCGAGATGATCAGCGCCGAGCGCGCGATGTTCGTCCGGCTGCGCGACGGCCGCTACATCGACGACGAGATGCTGCGCACGCTCCTGCGCCGGCTGGACCTGGAGGAGGCGGCGGCGTACCGGGAGGCGGGCTGA
- a CDS encoding anti-sigma regulatory factor, whose translation MSQIAGEPATQDFVEVRLPAAGAYLSVLRTATAGLAARLDFTLDEIEDLRIAVDEACAILLQQAVPGSVLSCVFRLVDDSLEVTVSAPTTDGHAPARDTFAWTVLSALAGKVSSAVDDDKTVSISLYKQRGAGPGPA comes from the coding sequence GTGTCCCAGATCGCAGGCGAGCCCGCGACCCAGGACTTCGTGGAAGTCCGGCTGCCGGCTGCGGGTGCCTACCTGTCGGTGCTGCGGACGGCCACGGCCGGCCTCGCGGCCCGTTTGGACTTCACCCTGGACGAGATCGAGGACCTGCGCATCGCGGTGGACGAGGCCTGCGCGATCCTGCTTCAGCAGGCCGTGCCGGGCTCCGTGCTCAGTTGCGTGTTCCGACTCGTCGACGACTCACTCGAAGTCACCGTCTCGGCGCCGACCACGGACGGTCACGCCCCCGCGCGGGACACCTTCGCCTGGACCGTGCTGTCCGCCCTCGCGGGCAAGGTCTCCTCCGCCGTCGACGACGACAAAACCGTTTCGATCAGCCTCTACAAACAGCGCGGCGCGGGACCCGGGCCGGCGTGA
- the sodN gene encoding superoxide dismutase, Ni: MLSRLFAPKVKVSAHCDLPCGVYDPAQARIEAESVKAVQEKIAANDDPHFQARATVIKEQRAELAKHHVSVLWSDYFKPPHFEKYPELHTLVNDTLKALSAAKASTDPKTGEKALELIAEIDKIFWETKKA; this comes from the coding sequence ATGCTTTCCCGCCTGTTTGCCCCCAAGGTCAAGGTCAGCGCACACTGCGACCTGCCCTGCGGCGTGTACGACCCGGCCCAGGCCCGCATCGAGGCGGAGTCGGTGAAGGCCGTCCAGGAAAAGATTGCCGCCAACGACGACCCGCACTTCCAGGCGCGCGCCACCGTCATCAAGGAGCAGCGCGCCGAGCTCGCGAAGCACCACGTCTCCGTGCTGTGGAGCGACTACTTCAAGCCCCCGCACTTCGAGAAGTACCCGGAGCTGCACACGCTCGTCAACGACACCCTGAAGGCCCTGTCGGCCGCCAAGGCCTCGACGGACCCGAAGACCGGCGAGAAGGCCCTGGAGCTGATCGCCGAGATCGACAAGATCTTCTGGGAGACGAAGAAGGCTTGA
- a CDS encoding 1-aminocyclopropane-1-carboxylate deaminase/D-cysteine desulfhydrase translates to MDHRGQGRGTFHRTVFDNERVTDLRPRLPSPLREAADDRFARHGVRLLLKRDDLIHPELIGNKWRKLAPNLERAAGRTVLTFGGAYSNHLRATAAAGRLLGLPTVGVVRGDELAGRPLNPSLARCSADGMRLHFVDRSTYRRKTDPDVVARVLREAGAEGAYVVPEGGSNAAAVRGCRALGEELRGRADVVAVACGTGGTLAGLAAGLAPDQRALGVPVLKGGFLGDEIRTLQTAAFGGPMGAWRLDERFHFGGYARVTPELDAFAEDFGRRHGLPVERLYVAKLLYGLVALAEEGAFPRGTRLAAVVTGSPFPA, encoded by the coding sequence ATGGATCACCGGGGGCAGGGAAGAGGCACGTTTCACCGAACGGTGTTCGACAATGAGCGGGTGACCGACCTGCGCCCCCGCCTGCCCTCTCCGCTCCGGGAGGCGGCCGACGACCGGTTCGCCCGGCACGGCGTACGGCTGCTGCTGAAGCGCGACGACCTGATCCATCCGGAGCTGATCGGCAACAAGTGGCGCAAACTCGCCCCCAACCTGGAGCGGGCGGCGGGGCGGACGGTCCTCACGTTCGGCGGCGCGTACTCCAACCATCTGCGGGCCACGGCGGCCGCGGGCCGGCTCCTCGGGCTGCCCACGGTGGGCGTGGTGCGCGGCGACGAGCTGGCCGGGCGGCCGCTGAACCCCTCGCTGGCCCGGTGCTCGGCCGACGGCATGCGGCTGCACTTCGTGGACCGCTCGACGTACCGCCGCAAGACCGATCCGGACGTCGTCGCGCGGGTGCTGCGCGAGGCGGGCGCGGAGGGGGCGTACGTCGTCCCGGAGGGCGGCAGCAACGCGGCGGCCGTCCGGGGCTGCCGGGCGCTCGGGGAGGAGCTGCGCGGCCGGGCGGACGTCGTCGCCGTCGCCTGCGGCACGGGCGGCACCCTCGCCGGTCTGGCCGCCGGGCTCGCCCCCGACCAGCGGGCCCTCGGCGTGCCGGTGCTCAAGGGCGGCTTCCTGGGAGACGAGATACGGACCCTGCAGACGGCGGCCTTCGGCGGTCCCATGGGCGCGTGGCGGCTCGACGAGCGCTTCCACTTCGGCGGCTACGCGCGCGTCACTCCCGAACTCGACGCCTTCGCCGAGGACTTCGGGCGACGGCACGGTCTGCCGGTCGAGCGTCTCTATGTCGCCAAGTTGCTCTATGGACTTGTCGCCCTGGCCGAGGAGGGCGCCTTCCCGCGCGGGACGCGGCTCGCGGCGGTCGTGACGGGGTCGCCGTTCCCTGCATAG
- a CDS encoding family 2B encapsulin nanocompartment shell protein, with translation MSVGEEVRAEQGKPQQSLGTAAARNLATTTKSAPQMQEISSRWLLRNLPWVDVQGGTYRVNRRLTYAVGDGRITFVKTGDRVEVIPHELAELPALRSYGDEEVLGELAQRCRQREFGPGEVIASFGGQTDEVYLLAHGRVEKVGTGPYGDDQVLGVLADGAYFGDHALLDADAIWEYTARADTACTVLVLTRQDVEQLAERADSLREHLQALRAIPEQRTNKYGEKEVDLAAGHAGEPDIPHTFVDYDARPREYELSIAQTVLRIHSRVADLYNQPMNQTEQQLRLTVEALKERQEHELVNNREFGLLHNCEYDQRIQPHDGVPSPDDLDELLSRRRGTKFLLAHPRAISAIGRELNKRGLVPETIDVGGNRIPTWRGVPIYPCNKIPVTEARTSSIIAMRVGEQDQGVIGLRQSGIPDEIEPSLSVRFMGINEQSIINYLVTAYYSAAVLVPDALGVLENIEIGRWR, from the coding sequence ATGTCGGTAGGCGAAGAAGTCCGCGCGGAGCAGGGCAAGCCACAGCAGAGTCTCGGCACTGCGGCCGCACGGAACCTGGCCACCACGACCAAGTCCGCACCGCAGATGCAGGAGATCAGCTCCCGCTGGCTGCTGCGGAACCTGCCCTGGGTCGATGTGCAGGGCGGTACGTACCGGGTCAACAGGCGGCTCACCTATGCGGTCGGCGACGGCCGCATCACATTCGTCAAGACCGGCGACCGGGTCGAGGTCATTCCGCATGAGCTGGCCGAACTGCCCGCGCTGCGTTCGTACGGGGACGAGGAGGTGCTCGGCGAGCTCGCCCAGCGCTGCCGGCAGCGGGAGTTCGGCCCCGGCGAGGTGATCGCCTCCTTCGGCGGTCAGACCGACGAGGTCTATCTGCTGGCGCACGGCAGGGTCGAGAAGGTCGGCACCGGACCCTACGGCGACGACCAGGTCCTCGGAGTCCTCGCCGACGGCGCGTACTTCGGCGACCACGCCCTGCTCGACGCGGACGCCATCTGGGAGTACACCGCCCGCGCGGACACCGCCTGCACGGTGCTGGTCCTGACCCGCCAGGACGTCGAGCAGCTCGCGGAGCGCGCCGACTCCTTGCGCGAACACCTTCAGGCGCTGCGCGCGATCCCGGAGCAGCGCACCAACAAATACGGCGAGAAGGAAGTCGACCTGGCCGCGGGCCACGCCGGCGAGCCGGACATCCCGCACACCTTCGTGGACTACGACGCCCGGCCGCGTGAGTACGAACTGAGCATCGCCCAGACCGTCCTGCGCATCCACTCGCGCGTGGCCGACCTCTACAACCAGCCCATGAACCAGACCGAGCAGCAGTTGCGGCTGACGGTCGAGGCGCTCAAGGAGCGCCAGGAGCACGAACTCGTCAACAACCGGGAGTTCGGACTCCTCCACAACTGCGAGTACGACCAGCGGATCCAGCCGCACGACGGCGTGCCCAGCCCGGACGACCTGGACGAACTGCTCAGCAGGCGGCGCGGCACCAAGTTCCTCCTCGCGCATCCGCGCGCGATCTCCGCGATCGGCCGTGAGCTCAACAAGCGCGGGCTCGTGCCCGAGACGATCGACGTCGGCGGCAACCGGATCCCCACCTGGCGCGGGGTGCCGATCTACCCGTGCAACAAGATCCCGGTCACCGAGGCCCGCACCAGCTCCATCATCGCCATGCGTGTCGGCGAGCAGGACCAGGGCGTCATCGGCCTGCGCCAGTCCGGCATCCCGGACGAGATCGAGCCGAGCCTGTCCGTGCGGTTCATGGGCATCAACGAACAGTCGATCATCAACTACCTGGTCACGGCCTACTACTCGGCCGCCGTCCTGGTGCCGGACGCGCTGGGCGTCCTGGAGAACATCGAGATCGGCCGCTGGCGGTGA
- the ppk2 gene encoding polyphosphate kinase 2, protein MATPPLLSELSELSELSEAAGLRVDHSDHDDPVLVRPDGRPVDTWRENYPYPHRMERKEYDWHKRLQQIELLKLQSWIKETGRRLVIVFEGRDAAGKGGTIKRFTEHLNPRGARVVALEKPTERERGQWYFQRYVEQLPTAGEIVLFDRSWYNRAGVERVMGFCTDDEYRRFVRQAPMFERMLVDDGVDLVKFWFSVSQGEQRTRFTIRRIDPVRQWKLSPMDLASLDRWDDYTAAKVAMFRETDTTYAPWTVVKSNDKKRARVEAMRSVLARFDYADKDEEVVGTPDPRIVGEAAGLLEAGEDDSGDGSGVPETPMQV, encoded by the coding sequence ATGGCGACACCGCCCCTGCTGTCGGAACTGTCCGAACTATCAGAACTGTCAGAGGCGGCCGGCCTCCGGGTCGACCACAGCGATCACGACGACCCCGTCCTCGTGCGGCCGGACGGGCGTCCGGTCGACACCTGGCGGGAGAACTATCCGTACCCGCACCGCATGGAGCGCAAGGAGTACGACTGGCACAAGCGGCTCCAGCAGATCGAACTGCTGAAGCTGCAGAGCTGGATCAAGGAGACGGGACGCCGGCTCGTCATCGTCTTCGAGGGACGCGACGCGGCCGGCAAGGGCGGCACCATCAAGCGGTTCACGGAGCACCTCAACCCGCGCGGCGCACGGGTCGTGGCCCTGGAGAAGCCGACCGAGCGCGAGCGGGGGCAGTGGTACTTCCAGCGGTACGTCGAACAGCTGCCGACCGCGGGCGAGATCGTGCTCTTCGACCGGTCCTGGTACAACCGGGCCGGCGTCGAGCGGGTCATGGGCTTCTGCACCGACGACGAGTACCGGCGCTTCGTGCGCCAGGCGCCGATGTTCGAGCGCATGCTCGTGGACGACGGCGTGGATCTGGTGAAGTTCTGGTTCTCGGTGTCCCAGGGCGAGCAGCGCACCCGGTTCACGATCCGCCGGATCGACCCCGTACGGCAGTGGAAGCTCAGCCCGATGGACCTCGCCTCGCTGGACCGCTGGGACGACTACACCGCGGCCAAGGTCGCCATGTTCCGCGAGACGGACACGACGTACGCGCCCTGGACGGTGGTCAAGAGCAACGACAAGAAACGGGCCCGGGTCGAGGCCATGCGCAGCGTGCTCGCCCGCTTCGACTACGCCGACAAGGACGAGGAGGTCGTCGGCACCCCTGATCCGCGCATCGTGGGCGAGGCGGCGGGCCTGCTGGAGGCGGGCGAGGACGACAGCGGCGACGGGTCCGGCGTTCCTGAAACGCCCATGCAGGTGTGA
- a CDS encoding RNA polymerase sigma factor SigF, protein MRNGDGPVRDEERGTRELPAESAGHPVSPSGSRGMATDGIDGIPEQARPHPEDESASAEAGSPGGAVQESPRERRIGGSPGRAEDRARQRATGGTMSEHERDGEQSVPGTQHEPRHETRHETSGHADRSGARAMFVELRKLNDGSPEYAQLRNQLVRMHLPLVEHLARRFRNRGEPLDDLTQVATIGLIKSVDRFDPERGVEFSTYATPTVVGEIKRHFRDKGWAVRVPRRLQELRLALTTATAELSQQHGRSPTVHELAEKLAISEEEVLEGLESANAYSTLSLDVPDTDDESPAVADTLGAEDEALEGVEYRESLKPLLEDLPPREKRILLLRFFGNMTQSQIAQEVGISQMHVSRLLARTLAQLREKLLVEE, encoded by the coding sequence GTGAGGAACGGGGACGGGCCGGTGCGGGACGAAGAGCGCGGCACACGGGAGCTGCCGGCCGAGAGCGCCGGACATCCCGTCTCTCCGAGCGGTTCCCGAGGCATGGCGACGGACGGCATCGACGGCATTCCCGAGCAGGCCCGGCCCCATCCGGAGGACGAGTCGGCCTCCGCGGAGGCCGGCTCGCCGGGCGGCGCCGTGCAGGAATCGCCTCGGGAGAGGCGGATCGGGGGCTCCCCCGGCCGGGCTGAGGACAGGGCTCGACAGAGGGCGACGGGCGGGACGATGAGCGAGCACGAGCGAGACGGCGAACAGAGCGTGCCGGGCACGCAGCACGAGCCCCGGCACGAAACCCGGCACGAAACCTCCGGGCATGCGGACCGCAGCGGGGCACGGGCGATGTTCGTCGAGCTGCGCAAGCTGAACGACGGCAGCCCGGAGTACGCGCAGCTGCGCAACCAGCTGGTCCGTATGCATCTGCCGCTCGTCGAGCACCTCGCGCGGCGCTTCCGCAACCGCGGCGAGCCGCTGGACGACCTGACCCAGGTCGCCACCATCGGCCTGATCAAGTCGGTCGACCGCTTCGACCCGGAGCGCGGCGTGGAGTTCTCCACGTACGCGACCCCGACGGTCGTCGGCGAGATCAAGCGACACTTCCGCGACAAGGGCTGGGCGGTGCGGGTGCCGCGCAGGCTGCAGGAGCTGCGGCTCGCGCTCACCACGGCGACCGCGGAGCTCTCGCAGCAGCACGGCCGCTCCCCCACGGTCCATGAGCTCGCCGAGAAGCTCGCGATCTCGGAGGAGGAGGTCCTGGAGGGCCTGGAGTCCGCCAACGCGTACTCCACGCTGTCCCTGGACGTCCCCGACACCGACGACGAGTCCCCGGCGGTCGCGGACACCCTGGGCGCGGAGGACGAGGCGCTGGAGGGCGTCGAGTACCGGGAGTCCCTCAAGCCCCTACTGGAGGATCTCCCGCCGCGCGAGAAGCGGATCCTGCTGCTGCGGTTCTTCGGCAACATGACCCAGTCGCAGATCGCGCAGGAGGTCGGCATCTCCCAGATGCACGTGTCCCGGCTGCTGGCCCGGACGCTGGCACAGCTCCGCGAGAAGCTGCTGGTGGAGGAGTAG
- a CDS encoding VOC family protein, which translates to MPVRWTYAFVDRPVEGFARAAAFWTAVTGTRLSELRGEQEEFATLLPGPPHLPEQTDACVKIQGVADGVGGAHLDFAVEDVPGFVGAALGLGAETVGAYDGWAVLRSPAGQSFCAVPWHGESVRPPVVDGSRLDQVSLDVPPSAYDAEVAFWSALLPDWTSRSGSLPEFHVVAPPSGLPIRILLQRLDEEAPAAAHLDLAAGPDIDAVRARHERLGASFVAGHPHWTVMRDPAGGLYCLTGRDADTGGLPRATSVRP; encoded by the coding sequence GTGCCCGTCCGCTGGACGTACGCCTTCGTCGACCGGCCCGTCGAGGGCTTCGCGCGGGCGGCCGCCTTCTGGACCGCCGTCACAGGCACCCGGCTGTCCGAACTCCGGGGCGAACAGGAAGAGTTCGCCACTCTCCTGCCGGGCCCGCCGCACCTACCGGAGCAGACCGACGCCTGTGTGAAGATCCAGGGAGTCGCCGACGGCGTCGGCGGGGCGCATCTCGACTTCGCCGTCGAGGACGTGCCCGGGTTCGTCGGGGCGGCGCTGGGGCTGGGAGCGGAGACGGTCGGCGCGTACGACGGGTGGGCCGTTCTGCGCTCCCCCGCCGGGCAGTCGTTCTGCGCGGTGCCGTGGCACGGGGAGTCCGTCCGGCCGCCCGTGGTCGACGGCAGCCGCCTGGACCAGGTGAGCCTCGACGTCCCGCCGTCCGCCTACGACGCCGAAGTCGCCTTCTGGAGCGCGCTTCTGCCCGACTGGACGTCCCGGTCCGGTTCCCTGCCCGAGTTCCACGTGGTCGCGCCGCCGTCCGGGCTGCCGATCCGCATCCTGCTCCAGCGGCTCGACGAGGAGGCTCCGGCCGCCGCCCACCTCGACCTGGCCGCCGGCCCGGACATCGACGCCGTCCGCGCCCGGCACGAACGGCTCGGCGCGTCCTTCGTCGCCGGACACCCCCACTGGACGGTGATGCGCGACCCGGCGGGCGGCCTGTACTGCCTGACGGGCCGCGACGCGGACACGGGCGGACTGCCGAGGGCGACGAGCGTCAGGCCCTAG